In Pseudodesulfovibrio sp. JC047, one DNA window encodes the following:
- a CDS encoding 4Fe-4S dicluster domain-containing protein: MKTQTTHSTVQAEIPLSRCCPLVTCGQAVKQGERIATSNVPEKGDIHAPFAGKVVHVDPFRIRIDQEEGDTVQPVSFDGLNAEELSAKLHELGADIPPSTDVDTLIFNAVDAEQGIVSRRTLLQNAHETLERGAQALADVYHPMTTTMAVVDGVSTSLNKATTHVISEQYPAGLDPLVAKAVTGIEAPEKTLVIGLETVFHVGRIMETGLPVMETMVTIQENGKLVPLGTPVGAILDEAHEPVNDHDRIILGGVLRGTAAASPTQGVDRATSAVTVISNPAPVAQDAACVGCGECVRRCPARLDPAMITSYAEFGMYDKAAAAHVGTCFECGLCGFFCIAHRPMLQYIRLAKSELAMAAAQAGEEN, translated from the coding sequence ATGAAAACGCAAACGACACACTCCACTGTTCAGGCGGAAATCCCTCTGAGCCGGTGCTGCCCTCTCGTGACGTGCGGACAAGCCGTCAAACAAGGGGAACGTATCGCCACATCAAACGTCCCTGAAAAAGGCGATATCCATGCTCCTTTTGCCGGAAAAGTCGTCCATGTGGACCCATTTCGCATTCGCATAGACCAAGAAGAAGGCGACACGGTACAGCCTGTTTCTTTCGACGGTCTGAATGCCGAAGAACTCTCTGCGAAACTCCACGAACTCGGCGCGGACATCCCCCCGAGCACTGACGTGGATACCCTGATATTCAATGCGGTAGACGCGGAACAAGGGATTGTCAGTCGCCGCACGCTCCTGCAAAACGCTCACGAGACATTGGAACGCGGTGCCCAGGCACTTGCCGACGTCTATCATCCCATGACCACAACCATGGCCGTGGTTGACGGAGTGAGCACCAGCTTGAACAAAGCAACGACACACGTCATCTCAGAGCAATACCCCGCAGGACTTGATCCATTGGTCGCCAAGGCCGTGACAGGGATCGAAGCCCCGGAAAAGACCCTCGTCATCGGGCTTGAGACCGTCTTTCATGTCGGTCGAATCATGGAAACCGGACTGCCTGTCATGGAAACCATGGTCACCATCCAGGAAAACGGAAAACTGGTGCCCCTCGGCACACCTGTCGGAGCCATCCTCGACGAGGCACACGAACCCGTCAACGACCATGACCGCATCATCCTTGGCGGCGTGCTTCGGGGGACGGCTGCCGCATCTCCCACACAAGGAGTGGATCGCGCCACCAGCGCGGTGACGGTCATCAGCAACCCGGCTCCCGTCGCTCAGGATGCAGCGTGTGTAGGATGTGGCGAATGTGTCCGACGCTGTCCGGCCCGGCTCGATCCCGCGATGATTACCAGTTACGCGGAATTCGGCATGTACGACAAGGCGGCCGCCGCTCATGTGGGAACCTGTTTCGAATGTGGTCTGTGCGGATTTTTCTGCATCGCTCATCGACCCATGCTTCAATACATCCGTCTCGCCAAAAGCGAACTGGCGATGGCAGCGGCACAGGCCGGGGAGGAAAACTAG
- the rnfG gene encoding RnfABCDGE type electron transport complex subunit G, whose amino-acid sequence MKEMLKMMVVLSLICGISGITLATLKKATTPIIEEQVLTYVQAPAIMSVLAEHTNNPIKDRKKFDVEGKTVTVFPAKNNGTLIGVAFETAGKGYGGNIGVMVGFDIQAMTLSGIGITTMKETPGIGARVAEHGYTTQFRGHSIDSMQLKKKGGDIDAVAGATISSTGTVAAVQEAITIFNTLKTQFAGDWS is encoded by the coding sequence ATGAAAGAGATGCTCAAAATGATGGTTGTCCTGTCGCTGATCTGCGGCATTTCAGGGATCACCCTGGCCACACTCAAAAAGGCAACCACCCCCATCATCGAGGAACAGGTGCTCACCTATGTTCAGGCTCCGGCCATCATGTCCGTCCTGGCCGAACACACGAACAACCCGATCAAGGACCGCAAGAAATTCGATGTGGAAGGAAAGACCGTCACCGTCTTTCCCGCCAAGAACAACGGCACCCTCATCGGCGTGGCCTTTGAAACCGCAGGCAAGGGCTATGGCGGCAACATCGGCGTCATGGTCGGCTTTGACATCCAGGCCATGACCCTGTCCGGCATTGGCATCACCACCATGAAGGAAACCCCGGGGATTGGCGCACGCGTGGCTGAACACGGATACACCACCCAGTTCAGGGGCCACTCCATCGACTCCATGCAACTGAAAAAGAAGGGCGGAGACATCGATGCCGTAGCCGGAGCGACCATTTCCTCAACCGGAACAGTCGCCGCCGTGCAGGAAGCCATCACCATTTTCAACACCCTCAAAACGCAATTCGCGGGCGACTGGTCATAG
- a CDS encoding RnfABCDGE type electron transport complex subunit D: protein MKPLNPFTLTVSVPPHRHCGTTVRDRMLNILIAMVPAAVMAYATFGMIAVQVMALSMATATLTELVCDRLMGRESDIHNLNAFTVGLCFAFLLPASAPWWLVITGSAASIILGKMVFGPLGGSPFCAPLVGWAICRISWPGFMDIDASMLATDLTYPLAQLKNFGLDAIQITDTKQLFLGKQLGGLGAVQIAGVLLGGMFLVMRKHISSIIPVGVLAGVSLTAWMFNMADPAVYASPEFHLLTGSTVFGAFFLATDGPSSPNRQIPMLLFGLLVGALIIIIRVYGAYPDGVPFAILLANLFTPVLERIRPKPFGVR, encoded by the coding sequence GTGAAACCACTCAATCCATTTACCCTGACAGTCTCTGTCCCACCCCACCGCCATTGCGGTACCACCGTGCGGGACAGGATGCTCAACATCCTCATTGCCATGGTCCCGGCCGCCGTCATGGCCTATGCCACCTTTGGCATGATCGCGGTGCAGGTCATGGCCCTGTCCATGGCAACCGCAACGCTGACCGAACTGGTCTGTGACCGCCTCATGGGACGAGAAAGCGACATCCACAACCTGAACGCCTTTACCGTGGGCCTCTGTTTCGCCTTTCTCCTTCCGGCCTCGGCACCCTGGTGGCTGGTCATCACCGGCAGTGCCGCCTCCATCATTTTGGGAAAAATGGTCTTCGGTCCCTTGGGAGGCAGCCCCTTCTGTGCGCCGTTGGTCGGCTGGGCAATCTGCCGAATCTCCTGGCCCGGATTCATGGACATTGACGCTTCCATGCTCGCAACGGACCTGACATACCCCTTGGCCCAGCTCAAGAACTTCGGTTTGGATGCGATACAGATCACAGACACCAAACAGCTCTTTCTCGGCAAACAGCTCGGCGGACTGGGTGCGGTTCAAATTGCCGGAGTGCTGCTGGGCGGCATGTTCCTGGTGATGCGCAAACACATCTCGTCCATCATCCCGGTCGGCGTTCTCGCCGGAGTCAGTCTCACGGCCTGGATGTTCAACATGGCGGACCCGGCGGTCTATGCCTCGCCGGAATTTCACCTGCTGACCGGCTCCACGGTCTTCGGGGCCTTCTTTCTGGCCACAGACGGACCATCATCACCCAACCGACAAATTCCGATGTTGCTCTTCGGCCTTCTGGTCGGCGCGCTCATCATTATCATCCGAGTCTACGGCGCATACCCCGATGGCGTTCCCTTCGCCATCCTGCTTGCCAATCTGTTCACCCCGGTTCTGGAACGTATCCGTCCCAAACCGTTCGGAGTGAGGTAA
- a CDS encoding fumarate reductase iron-sulfur subunit, producing MGRQLKFEIFRYNPEVKGDVPHMQTYTLDETPNMTLFIALNRLREEQDPSLVFDFCCRAGICGACAMVINGRPGLACQTKTKDQPGKIILHPLPVFKLIGDLSVDTGVWFREMYSKTESWVHTSKVFDPKAKEERMDNEVAEQVYELERCIECGCCVSACGTARLRDDFMGAAALNRIARFVVDPRDERDDEQYFEIIGNDQGIFGCMGLLACEDVCPKGLPLQNQLGFLRRKMGITAMKQIFRKK from the coding sequence ATGGGTAGACAATTAAAATTCGAGATATTCCGGTATAATCCAGAAGTCAAAGGAGACGTCCCGCACATGCAGACGTACACCCTTGACGAAACCCCCAACATGACCTTGTTCATTGCACTGAACAGGCTGCGTGAAGAGCAGGACCCGAGCCTCGTGTTCGATTTCTGCTGCCGCGCCGGCATCTGCGGAGCCTGTGCCATGGTCATCAACGGTCGCCCCGGTCTGGCGTGTCAGACCAAAACCAAAGACCAGCCCGGCAAGATCATCCTGCACCCCCTGCCGGTTTTCAAATTGATAGGCGATCTGTCTGTCGACACCGGCGTCTGGTTCCGCGAGATGTACAGCAAAACCGAATCATGGGTTCACACGTCCAAGGTCTTCGACCCCAAGGCGAAAGAAGAACGCATGGACAATGAAGTCGCCGAACAGGTGTACGAACTTGAACGGTGCATTGAATGCGGTTGTTGCGTTTCTGCGTGTGGTACCGCAAGGTTGCGTGACGATTTCATGGGAGCAGCTGCTCTCAACCGTATCGCCCGCTTTGTGGTGGACCCCCGCGACGAACGCGACGACGAACAGTACTTTGAAATCATCGGCAATGACCAAGGCATCTTCGGTTGCATGGGCCTGTTGGCCTGCGAAGACGTCTGCCCCAAGGGGTTGCCCTTGCAAAATCAGCTCGGTTTCCTGCGCCGCAAGATGGGCATCACCGCAATGAAGCAAATCTTCAGGAAGAAATAA
- a CDS encoding fumarate hydratase encodes MRTIQTHDIIDAVANMCIHSNVELPADVRTKLEEAMANETSPSAKEVLRQLLENADLAQNTKLPLCQDCGLAVLFVEVGEDVRIEGGGLRDAINEGVRKGYDEGFLRKSACDPLTRANTGDGTPAVIHFDFVPGDTLKMSYMAKGGGAENMSRVTMLAPAQGWEGIKEFVINRVAEAGPNPCPPTVIGIGIGGTFEHAAKIAKKSLLRKLDDTHPDPDIAAKEKELEDALNALGIGPMGLGGKTTVLGVKITMEPCHLASLPLAVNVQCHSQRHEEVIL; translated from the coding sequence ATGCGTACCATACAGACTCACGACATTATCGATGCAGTGGCCAACATGTGTATTCACAGTAACGTTGAACTTCCGGCCGATGTCCGGACCAAACTGGAAGAGGCCATGGCCAATGAGACCAGCCCCTCTGCCAAAGAAGTACTTCGCCAACTTTTGGAAAACGCCGACCTGGCCCAAAACACCAAACTCCCCTTGTGTCAGGACTGCGGTTTAGCCGTCCTCTTCGTGGAAGTCGGCGAAGACGTCCGCATTGAAGGCGGCGGTCTCCGTGACGCCATCAATGAAGGCGTTCGCAAAGGCTATGACGAAGGGTTCCTGCGCAAATCCGCGTGCGATCCGCTGACCCGGGCCAACACCGGCGACGGCACACCAGCCGTCATCCACTTTGACTTCGTTCCCGGCGACACGCTGAAAATGTCCTACATGGCCAAGGGTGGCGGTGCCGAGAACATGTCTCGCGTCACCATGCTGGCCCCGGCACAAGGATGGGAAGGCATCAAGGAATTCGTCATCAACCGAGTGGCCGAAGCCGGTCCCAACCCGTGTCCGCCAACCGTCATTGGTATCGGCATCGGTGGAACCTTTGAACACGCCGCCAAGATTGCCAAGAAATCACTGCTTCGCAAACTGGACGACACCCACCCTGATCCGGACATTGCTGCCAAGGAAAAGGAATTGGAAGATGCGCTCAACGCCCTCGGGATCGGTCCCATGGGCTTAGGCGGTAAAACTACTGTTCTCGGCGTCAAGATCACCATGGAACCATGCCATCTGGCGAGCCTCCCCCTGGCGGTCAACGTCCAATGTCATTCCCAACGACATGAGGAGGTCATACTGTAA
- a CDS encoding RnfABCDGE type electron transport complex subunit A, producing MQEYFLLFIGAMFVNNIVLAQYLGNCPFIGTSKETSVAVGMGGAVVFVAVMATAITWLVQRHILMPFGLGYLQTLAFILVIASLVQFVEMFLKKMIPPLYKSLGIFLPLITTNCAVMGIALICQREEFGLLKSIMFAFASGLGFMLALVLLAGIRERLAVRRLPMAMRGTPIGLVMAGLMSLAFFAFKGMI from the coding sequence ATGCAGGAATATTTTCTTCTCTTCATCGGAGCGATGTTCGTCAACAACATCGTTTTGGCACAATACCTCGGCAACTGCCCATTCATCGGAACGTCCAAGGAAACATCCGTGGCGGTCGGCATGGGGGGTGCCGTGGTTTTCGTGGCAGTCATGGCCACAGCCATCACTTGGCTCGTCCAACGCCATATCCTGATGCCGTTTGGTCTGGGATACCTCCAGACACTGGCGTTCATCCTGGTCATCGCCTCACTGGTCCAATTCGTGGAAATGTTTCTCAAAAAGATGATCCCGCCGCTTTACAAATCGTTGGGTATCTTCCTGCCACTCATTACCACCAACTGTGCCGTCATGGGTATCGCACTCATCTGCCAGCGAGAGGAATTCGGTCTGCTGAAATCCATCATGTTCGCCTTTGCCTCGGGCCTCGGCTTCATGCTCGCGCTGGTCCTGCTCGCCGGAATCCGCGAACGACTCGCTGTTCGACGGCTGCCCATGGCCATGCGAGGAACCCCTATCGGTCTGGTCATGGCCGGACTCATGTCA
- a CDS encoding DASS family sodium-coupled anion symporter: MSDTTKDSGSGKRIGFFLGPIVFVIMLMVPAPEGMKIEAWRVAAVTALMAIWWITEAIPIPATSLMPIALFPLLGVMKSNAATAPYANHLIYLFMGGFFLAVAMERWNLHRRVALHTIRLVGTSPSRMIMGFMLATAFLSMWVSNTATTMMMVPIGLAVIQQATGFDSQTLRTSTSNGPEFNFGKGLMFGIAYSASMGGVATIIGTPPNTIMVGMVEKLFGVEIGFGQWMMFGVPLSVVMLALSWVLLTKILFPTGNMQIAGGDSIISKEIDKLGPMSSEEKKIVLVGSFVATFWLARGFLKKAPFVLDIMPNFGYIHDATIGILGALILFAIPTNFKKGEFLLDWKTAVKIPWDVILLFGGGLAIANGFAKTGLATYIASQLGGLAGSSLIVFVAAVVLITIFLTEITSNTATATLLVPIMGSAAIAMGVHPYATIVGACVAASFAFMLPVATPPNAVVFGSGCITIKQMAKAGLWLNILGTVLITAFVVYLLPAVWGIDLSIVPDWGIIPK; encoded by the coding sequence ATGAGTGATACAACAAAAGACAGCGGAAGCGGCAAAAGGATTGGGTTCTTTCTCGGACCAATCGTTTTTGTCATCATGTTGATGGTGCCCGCGCCAGAAGGCATGAAAATCGAAGCATGGCGAGTGGCTGCCGTTACCGCACTCATGGCTATCTGGTGGATCACTGAAGCGATCCCCATTCCAGCAACATCCCTGATGCCTATTGCTCTTTTCCCACTCCTGGGAGTCATGAAATCAAATGCCGCCACAGCACCATACGCCAACCATCTCATCTACTTGTTCATGGGTGGATTCTTCCTGGCCGTGGCCATGGAACGATGGAACCTGCACCGTCGCGTGGCGCTGCACACCATTCGTCTGGTCGGCACCAGTCCGAGTCGAATGATTATGGGCTTCATGCTTGCGACGGCATTCCTGTCCATGTGGGTTTCGAATACTGCCACAACCATGATGATGGTCCCCATCGGCCTGGCCGTTATCCAGCAGGCAACAGGCTTCGACTCTCAGACATTGCGGACCTCGACATCAAATGGTCCCGAATTCAACTTCGGAAAAGGCCTCATGTTCGGTATCGCCTACTCCGCGTCCATGGGTGGCGTCGCGACCATCATCGGTACACCTCCAAACACCATCATGGTCGGCATGGTCGAAAAACTCTTCGGCGTTGAAATCGGCTTTGGCCAATGGATGATGTTTGGCGTTCCTCTTTCGGTCGTCATGCTCGCTCTCTCCTGGGTTTTGCTGACAAAGATCCTGTTCCCCACAGGCAACATGCAGATCGCTGGTGGAGACTCCATCATCAGCAAAGAAATCGACAAACTCGGTCCCATGAGTTCCGAAGAAAAGAAAATCGTGCTGGTCGGCAGCTTTGTCGCCACTTTCTGGTTGGCCCGAGGCTTCCTCAAGAAAGCACCTTTCGTCCTCGATATCATGCCCAACTTTGGCTACATCCACGATGCGACCATCGGTATCCTCGGCGCATTGATCCTGTTTGCCATTCCCACCAACTTCAAAAAAGGTGAATTCCTTCTGGATTGGAAGACAGCCGTCAAAATTCCCTGGGATGTCATCCTCCTTTTCGGTGGGGGTCTCGCCATTGCCAACGGATTTGCCAAAACGGGCCTGGCAACCTACATCGCCAGCCAGCTTGGCGGTCTCGCCGGTTCCAGCCTCATCGTTTTCGTGGCAGCCGTTGTCCTGATAACGATCTTCCTGACTGAAATCACGTCCAATACGGCCACGGCCACCCTGCTCGTTCCCATCATGGGCAGTGCCGCCATTGCCATGGGCGTCCATCCATACGCGACCATCGTCGGCGCCTGCGTCGCAGCGTCTTTCGCCTTCATGCTCCCGGTCGCCACACCGCCCAACGCCGTTGTTTTCGGCAGTGGCTGTATCACGATCAAACAAATGGCTAAAGCCGGACTCTGGCTGAACATATTGGGAACGGTCCTGATTACGGCCTTTGTCGTCTACCTCTTGCCGGCCGTCTGGGGCATCGACCTCTCTATCGTACCGGACTGGGGCATTATTCCCAAGTAA
- a CDS encoding malic enzyme-like NAD(P)-binding protein produces the protein MALFTKEEALHYHSTGRKGKIEVVPVKPCVTQKQLSMAYSPGVAEACLAIADDATKSYEYTGRGNLVGVVSNGTAVLGLGNIGPAAGKPVMEGKGVLFKVFADVDVFDINLDSNDPDQICEITKALEPTFGGINLEDIKAPECFYIEEKLKKEMNIPVFHDDQHGTAIVTAAGMMNALEISGKQAKDLRVVVSGAGAAAIACTNLYRGMGVAFENIAMFDSRGHINKGRTDLNEFKQQYATEVEYASLGDAMKGADVFLGLSKGGVVSKDMVKSMSDNCPIIFACANPNPEITYDDAKEARPDCIMGTGRSDYPNQVNNVLGFPFIFRGALDCEATAITEEMKIAAAQALADLAKEETPKYVCEAFGVDTLEFGIDYVIPKALDLRLIEHVSVAVAKAAMDGGVARKKLDLDEYKISLRTRIADSAARIGTFVESYNLDL, from the coding sequence ATGGCTCTGTTCACCAAAGAAGAAGCGCTGCATTATCACTCCACCGGGAGAAAAGGCAAAATCGAAGTCGTTCCCGTCAAACCGTGTGTCACCCAGAAACAATTGTCCATGGCATACAGCCCGGGCGTTGCCGAAGCATGTCTGGCCATCGCCGACGATGCCACCAAATCCTATGAATACACCGGCCGTGGCAACCTGGTCGGCGTCGTGTCCAACGGCACCGCAGTACTGGGCCTCGGCAATATCGGCCCTGCCGCAGGCAAGCCAGTCATGGAAGGCAAAGGCGTCCTGTTCAAGGTTTTCGCGGATGTCGATGTCTTTGATATCAACCTCGACTCAAACGACCCCGACCAGATTTGCGAAATCACCAAGGCCCTGGAACCGACCTTCGGCGGGATCAACCTCGAAGACATCAAGGCCCCGGAATGCTTCTACATCGAAGAGAAGCTGAAAAAAGAAATGAACATCCCGGTCTTCCATGATGATCAGCATGGAACCGCCATCGTCACCGCCGCCGGCATGATGAATGCCCTCGAAATCTCCGGCAAACAGGCCAAAGACCTGCGCGTCGTGGTTTCCGGTGCTGGTGCGGCTGCCATCGCCTGTACCAACCTGTATCGCGGCATGGGCGTTGCTTTCGAAAACATCGCCATGTTCGACTCCAGGGGCCACATCAACAAGGGTCGGACCGACCTGAATGAATTCAAGCAACAGTATGCGACCGAAGTGGAATACGCCTCTCTGGGCGACGCCATGAAAGGCGCGGATGTCTTCCTTGGTCTGTCCAAGGGTGGCGTGGTCAGCAAGGACATGGTCAAATCCATGTCAGACAACTGCCCGATCATCTTCGCCTGCGCGAATCCGAATCCGGAAATCACCTATGACGATGCCAAGGAAGCCCGCCCGGATTGCATCATGGGCACAGGCCGTTCCGATTACCCCAACCAGGTCAACAACGTCCTTGGTTTCCCCTTCATCTTCCGAGGTGCTCTGGACTGCGAAGCCACTGCCATCACCGAAGAGATGAAGATCGCCGCGGCCCAGGCCCTGGCTGATCTCGCCAAAGAGGAAACACCGAAATACGTCTGTGAAGCCTTTGGCGTAGACACACTGGAATTCGGCATCGACTACGTCATCCCGAAGGCCCTCGACCTTCGCCTGATCGAACACGTATCCGTGGCAGTCGCGAAAGCGGCCATGGACGGCGGCGTTGCCCGTAAAAAACTCGATCTCGACGAATACAAAATAAGCCTGCGTACACGTATCGCAGACTCGGCAGCCCGTATCGGCACCTTTGTCGAATCATACAATCTCGACCTGTAA
- a CDS encoding cytochrome c3 family protein — protein sequence MRSNSKILPVILATILLLAVAVVGYIQTGKTQPMPVRILFKNNGGKVLFSHLVHHRDYQIDCASCHHDSEHSTITMDDQALACGSCHPNEFNENFIEDHMDSFPDESYCVRCHHTEYDTVIFNHEEHTEYASECYDCHHGEEIEPEPQKCTNCHKADGSGDLISMRLAGHQSCGSCHEDMFDKGLSSCKSCHRSVDMTQYDGDYSSCDSCHEAEPRELVLPRMNAFHDQCMSCHEEMGAGPYGPDNCKQCHISR from the coding sequence ATGCGTTCAAATTCCAAAATACTTCCGGTCATTCTGGCCACGATTCTGCTTCTGGCCGTGGCTGTTGTCGGATACATCCAGACAGGTAAAACGCAGCCGATGCCCGTGCGCATCCTATTCAAAAACAATGGCGGAAAAGTGCTCTTTTCCCATCTCGTTCATCACAGGGATTATCAAATCGACTGTGCGTCTTGCCATCACGACTCGGAACATTCGACCATCACCATGGACGATCAGGCTCTGGCCTGCGGTTCATGCCACCCGAATGAATTCAACGAAAATTTCATTGAAGACCACATGGACTCATTCCCGGATGAATCCTATTGCGTCCGGTGCCATCACACGGAATACGACACGGTCATCTTCAATCATGAGGAACACACCGAGTACGCGTCCGAATGTTATGACTGCCACCACGGCGAAGAAATCGAACCCGAACCCCAAAAATGTACCAATTGCCACAAGGCCGACGGTTCGGGCGATCTCATTTCCATGCGACTGGCCGGGCACCAAAGCTGCGGTTCATGCCATGAGGACATGTTCGACAAGGGCTTGTCCAGTTGCAAATCCTGCCATCGTTCTGTGGATATGACGCAGTACGACGGGGACTATTCCTCCTGCGATTCCTGTCATGAAGCCGAACCGAGAGAACTGGTCCTTCCCCGCATGAACGCCTTCCATGACCAATGCATGTCCTGCCACGAAGAAATGGGTGCCGGACCATACGGTCCCGACAACTGCAAACAATGCCACATCAGCAGGTAG
- a CDS encoding Fe-S-containing hydro-lyase, producing the protein MTEYALNTPLTDEDISQLHAGDVVFLSGTIYSARDAAHKKLVDLLDAGKELPFKLEGAAIYYVGPSPAPPGRPIGAAGPTTSYRMDSYAPRLYSLGLKASIGKGKRNAETRQAMQDHTAVYFGATGGAGALLSNSIVESNVIAFDELGPEAVREMKVKDFPLLVINDAHGNELYAVPDLKAAGIK; encoded by the coding sequence ATGACAGAATACGCACTGAACACCCCGTTGACCGATGAAGACATCTCCCAGCTACACGCTGGCGACGTCGTCTTCCTCTCCGGTACCATTTATTCAGCCCGCGACGCGGCCCACAAAAAGCTCGTCGATCTGCTCGACGCAGGCAAGGAATTGCCCTTCAAGCTGGAAGGCGCGGCCATCTACTATGTCGGTCCCAGCCCGGCCCCTCCGGGTCGCCCCATCGGCGCAGCCGGTCCGACAACCAGTTACCGGATGGATTCCTACGCCCCTCGCCTCTATTCCCTCGGCCTCAAGGCATCCATCGGCAAAGGCAAACGGAACGCCGAGACCAGACAGGCCATGCAGGACCATACCGCGGTCTACTTTGGCGCCACCGGCGGAGCCGGAGCACTGCTCTCCAACTCCATCGTCGAGTCCAATGTCATCGCCTTTGACGAACTCGGCCCCGAAGCCGTCCGAGAGATGAAAGTCAAGGACTTCCCCCTTCTCGTCATCAACGACGCCCACGGAAACGAACTCTATGCAGTTCCGGATCTGAAAGCTGCCGGCATTAAATAA
- a CDS encoding electron transport complex subunit E, which yields MNRLWKEFSKGLWKDLPPFKLVLGLCPVLAVTNTANNGMGMGLAVIFVLTLSNFVVALLRKIIPAKVRIACFIAISASLVVAVELLMQAYAYPLYQQLGIFVPLIVVNCIILGRAEAFASKNSPLLAVADGLGMGIGFTMSLTFLGALREVLGTGKLFGANVAWNGFEPLGIMVEAPGAFISLGILLALMTFVENIQRKRKGLAAVQAPTHDCGSCGGCGTTSNS from the coding sequence ATGAATAGATTGTGGAAGGAATTCTCCAAGGGCCTCTGGAAGGACCTGCCCCCATTCAAGCTTGTCCTCGGATTATGCCCGGTTCTGGCCGTCACCAACACGGCCAACAACGGTATGGGTATGGGCTTGGCGGTCATCTTTGTGTTGACCCTCTCCAACTTTGTCGTCGCCCTGTTGCGAAAGATCATTCCGGCCAAGGTGCGCATCGCCTGTTTCATCGCCATTTCCGCCTCACTGGTGGTCGCGGTCGAACTCCTCATGCAGGCCTACGCCTATCCGCTGTATCAACAACTGGGCATCTTTGTTCCGCTGATCGTGGTCAACTGCATCATCCTTGGCCGCGCCGAAGCCTTTGCCTCCAAGAACTCGCCGCTTCTGGCGGTTGCAGATGGACTGGGCATGGGCATTGGTTTCACCATGTCACTGACCTTTCTCGGCGCATTGCGGGAAGTGCTCGGCACAGGAAAGTTATTCGGCGCCAATGTAGCCTGGAACGGTTTCGAGCCGCTGGGAATCATGGTCGAAGCACCAGGAGCGTTCATCAGCCTCGGAATCCTGCTCGCCCTCATGACCTTTGTGGAAAACATCCAACGCAAACGCAAAGGGCTGGCCGCTGTTCAGGCACCGACCCACGACTGCGGCTCCTGCGGCGGATGTGGCACCACCTCCAACAGCTAA